One window from the genome of Rhodobacteraceae bacterium S2214 encodes:
- a CDS encoding penicillin-binding protein activator encodes MFACFADARKAAARLFIFLTLVFVSACTVPGQVGVNENTGQRIDPNAPVQVALLVPGGSGNEGRLSASLENAARLAISDLAGVTIDLRVYNTAGDPLQAARVANAAVDDGAKIILGPLFGEAANAAGVSVANRNVNVLAFSNNPTIAGGNVFILGSTFGNTANRLVQYAGRQGINRYTVVHGNSVPGQLGRDAIANAVRANGGQVTAIEGYPLTQQGVSDSSARIVSAARNGGSDAVFFTGDPSADLPFILDGLSAAGLTSNEARFMGLTRWDANADVLGSAAAQGGIIALPDQGLNNAFQNRYASVYGDAPHPLAGLAYDGIAAIGALVAQGNANALTKQALTTSQGFQGTGGIFRFLPNGLNQRGLAIAELRNNQVITLEPAPRSFGGSGL; translated from the coding sequence ATGTTTGCTTGTTTCGCCGACGCCCGCAAGGCGGCAGCCCGGCTGTTTATCTTTTTGACGCTTGTGTTCGTGTCGGCCTGTACGGTCCCCGGCCAAGTTGGTGTGAATGAAAACACCGGTCAGCGCATTGATCCGAACGCGCCTGTTCAGGTTGCCCTGTTGGTTCCAGGTGGGTCTGGTAACGAAGGTCGTTTGTCAGCTAGCCTTGAAAATGCCGCACGGTTGGCGATTTCCGATTTGGCTGGCGTGACGATCGATCTGCGCGTCTACAACACTGCCGGTGACCCTTTGCAGGCCGCACGCGTCGCCAATGCGGCTGTCGATGACGGTGCAAAGATTATTTTGGGACCGTTGTTTGGTGAAGCGGCCAACGCGGCTGGTGTGTCTGTCGCGAACCGTAATGTGAACGTCCTCGCGTTTTCGAACAACCCGACAATTGCTGGCGGTAACGTTTTTATCCTCGGGTCTACATTCGGAAACACAGCGAACCGTTTGGTCCAGTACGCAGGCCGTCAAGGCATCAACCGCTACACGGTTGTCCATGGCAATTCAGTTCCCGGGCAGTTGGGCCGTGATGCGATTGCAAACGCTGTTCGTGCGAACGGGGGCCAAGTGACCGCGATCGAAGGGTATCCATTGACCCAGCAAGGCGTATCCGATTCGTCGGCGCGTATCGTTTCTGCAGCGCGGAATGGTGGTAGCGATGCGGTCTTCTTCACAGGTGATCCTTCTGCTGACCTTCCGTTTATTCTGGACGGTCTGTCAGCCGCTGGTCTGACATCGAACGAAGCGCGCTTTATGGGTTTGACCCGTTGGGACGCAAATGCTGACGTTCTGGGAAGCGCTGCTGCCCAAGGCGGCATCATTGCGTTGCCTGATCAAGGTTTGAACAACGCGTTCCAGAACCGTTACGCGTCTGTTTATGGCGATGCGCCACATCCGCTGGCCGGTCTCGCGTATGATGGAATTGCCGCCATCGGCGCGCTTGTTGCCCAAGGAAACGCCAACGCCCTGACAAAACAGGCGCTCACGACGTCCCAAGGCTTTCAAGGGACTGGTGGTATCTTCCGGTTCCTGCCAAATGGTCTGAACCAGCGTGGCCTCGCCATCGCCGAATTACGCAACAATCAGGTGATTACCCTTGAGCCAGCCCCACGGAGCTTTGGCGGATCAGGTCTCTGA
- the rsmI gene encoding 16S rRNA (cytidine(1402)-2'-O)-methyltransferase, which translates to MNFIEKPLTAGLYFVATPIGSARDMTLRGLDILASADLIAAEDTRTARKLMEIHGVPLGTRQVVAYHDHSGEKPTERLVRAVSEGKSVAYVSEAGTPLVADPGYELGAAMIAADLPVTTAPGASAVLAALTVSGLATDRFAFIGFLPSAKTQRETEIAELRDMPLTLVFYESPKRLHDMLMSLRDVLGGDRRAVVCRELTKKFEETTRGSLDDLVADFADRKVKGEIVVLVDRGNGEKIGENDVQAALVDAMRTMRVKDAATMVAGAMGLPRRQVYQMALGLEKDDE; encoded by the coding sequence ATGAATTTTATAGAAAAACCCTTGACGGCGGGTCTTTATTTCGTGGCGACTCCAATCGGGTCCGCACGAGACATGACACTGCGCGGTCTCGACATCCTCGCCAGCGCCGATCTGATTGCCGCGGAAGACACACGAACGGCCCGCAAATTGATGGAAATTCATGGCGTACCGCTTGGGACACGACAGGTTGTCGCCTACCATGACCACAGCGGGGAAAAGCCAACCGAACGCCTTGTGAGGGCTGTAAGCGAAGGAAAATCAGTTGCTTACGTGTCTGAAGCAGGCACGCCATTAGTGGCCGATCCGGGATATGAACTGGGCGCTGCAATGATTGCGGCGGACCTGCCGGTCACCACGGCCCCAGGGGCGTCGGCAGTGCTTGCCGCCCTGACCGTCTCAGGTTTGGCAACTGACCGCTTTGCATTCATCGGATTCCTGCCATCTGCAAAGACACAGCGCGAAACAGAGATCGCCGAACTACGCGATATGCCGCTGACACTGGTGTTCTACGAATCCCCAAAGCGTCTTCATGATATGCTAATGTCTTTGCGCGATGTTCTAGGGGGCGACCGCCGCGCGGTGGTCTGCCGTGAGCTGACCAAGAAGTTTGAAGAAACCACACGCGGGTCTCTTGATGACCTTGTCGCAGATTTTGCCGACCGCAAGGTAAAGGGCGAAATTGTCGTGCTGGTTGATCGTGGGAACGGTGAAAAGATCGGCGAAAACGATGTGCAGGCGGCATTGGTTGATGCGATGCGCACGATGCGGGTGAAAGATGCCGCGACGATGGTTGCGGGTGCGATGGGTCTACCCCGCCGCCAAGTTTATCAAATGGCCCTTGGGCTGGAAAAGGACGACGAATGA
- a CDS encoding YraN family protein, giving the protein MTSSTQQAMRASTNHHAGLAAESSVARDYKRRGHSIAHTRWRGRGGEIDLIVRDGDSLIFVEVKKSKSHATALQRVSRRQMDRLCAAASEFVANEPRGALTEMRFDVATVDQTGNVRIIENAFMEA; this is encoded by the coding sequence ATGACATCATCGACGCAACAAGCGATGCGTGCCAGCACCAATCACCATGCAGGATTGGCGGCCGAATCCAGTGTTGCCCGTGATTACAAACGTCGTGGCCATTCTATTGCGCATACACGATGGCGCGGGCGCGGCGGCGAAATCGATTTGATTGTCCGCGATGGTGACAGCCTGATCTTTGTCGAAGTTAAGAAAAGCAAATCCCACGCGACCGCATTGCAACGTGTCAGTCGCCGTCAGATGGACAGGCTCTGCGCTGCTGCGAGTGAATTTGTGGCAAATGAACCGCGCGGGGCGTTAACCGAAATGCGTTTCGATGTGGCAACCGTTGATCAAACGGGCAACGTGCGGATTATTGAAAACGCGTTCATGGAAGCGTGA
- the gshB gene encoding glutathione synthase, translating into MPLKVAIQMDPIGPIDINADSTFRIAEEAQARGHSLFYYTPDKLAYREGKVVARGWPLTIQRVEGDHFTLGDEIEVDLADYDVVWLRQDPPFDMGYITTTHILDMIHPGTLVVNDPFWVRNYPEKLLVLNFPDLTPPTMIARDLDTLKSFRAAHGDVILKPLYGNGGAGVFKLKQGDSNLASLHEMFSGINREPLIMQKFLPDVSKGDKRVILVDGEPVGAINRVPADGETRSNMHVGGRPEKVELTDRDREICAAIGPLLREKGQIFVGIDVIGDWLTEINVTSPTGIQELERFDDVNITAKIWEAIEARRAAA; encoded by the coding sequence ATGCCCTTGAAAGTAGCGATCCAAATGGACCCGATTGGTCCTATCGATATTAACGCCGACAGCACCTTCCGCATTGCAGAAGAAGCACAGGCGCGCGGTCACAGTCTTTTCTACTATACGCCTGACAAACTCGCCTACCGCGAAGGTAAAGTTGTCGCGCGCGGCTGGCCGCTGACCATTCAGCGGGTCGAAGGCGATCATTTTACGCTGGGCGACGAAATTGAAGTCGATCTTGCCGACTACGATGTCGTTTGGCTGCGCCAAGATCCCCCTTTCGACATGGGGTACATCACCACGACCCATATTCTTGATATGATTCACCCCGGCACGCTCGTCGTGAATGACCCGTTCTGGGTACGGAACTATCCGGAAAAGTTGCTGGTTCTGAACTTCCCTGACCTGACACCCCCAACAATGATTGCGCGTGATTTGGACACGCTCAAATCATTCCGTGCCGCACATGGCGATGTGATCCTCAAGCCACTTTACGGCAATGGTGGCGCCGGTGTTTTCAAGCTGAAACAAGGTGATAGCAACCTCGCATCGCTGCACGAAATGTTCTCGGGGATTAATCGCGAACCGCTGATTATGCAGAAATTCCTGCCAGACGTCAGTAAAGGCGACAAGCGGGTCATCTTGGTCGATGGTGAACCTGTTGGGGCGATCAACCGCGTCCCCGCCGATGGCGAAACCCGATCCAATATGCACGTAGGCGGACGCCCCGAGAAAGTTGAACTGACCGACCGTGACCGCGAAATTTGTGCGGCAATCGGACCGTTGTTGCGTGAAAAGGGTCAGATTTTTGTCGGGATCGATGTGATTGGTGACTGGCTGACCGAAATCAACGTGACCTCACCGACAGGCATTCAAGAATTGGAACGGTTTGACGACGTCAATATCACGGCCAAAATTTGGGAAGCAATTGAAGCGCGTCGCGCTGCTGCCTGA
- a CDS encoding YifB family Mg chelatase-like AAA ATPase, with protein sequence MSAVAYTVAFDGIDAKMVEVQCAVSPGMPGFAIVGLPDKAVSEARERVRAALTHMAIALPSKKITINMSPANMPKEGSHFDLPIALALLAALEILPRDDVAGTVSLGELSLNGDLVPVIGALPAAMAAAVEGKVLVCPSACGPEAAWVDAAKVIAPQSLAAAIRHFTGQAVLDAAVAGEVHVDANASDLAEVKGQERAKRALEIAAAGRHHLMMVGSPGSGKSMLSKRIPGILPPMSPTEALETSMIHSLAGVLEEGGINRTRPFQEPHHTASTAAIIGGGRTAKPGQISLAHNGVLFLDEFPEFPRSVLETLRQPIETGEVIVARANAHVKYPCRFMLVAAANPCKCGYLADPARACARVPICGEEYMGRISGPLMDRFDLRVEVPPVAYTDLDLPEDGESSAVIAARVAAARDVQSQRFADAAGVRVNAEAEGRVLEQVATPDTEGRALLVKVAERFGLSARGYHRVLRVARTIADLAGETDVRRPHVAEAVSYRLSLSQDV encoded by the coding sequence ATGTCAGCAGTTGCCTACACGGTCGCCTTTGATGGCATCGACGCGAAAATGGTCGAGGTGCAATGCGCGGTCAGCCCCGGCATGCCGGGGTTCGCCATCGTGGGCTTGCCAGATAAAGCGGTTTCAGAAGCGCGCGAAAGAGTGCGGGCCGCGTTGACGCACATGGCAATTGCGCTGCCGTCGAAGAAAATCACGATCAATATGTCGCCTGCGAATATGCCGAAAGAGGGGTCGCATTTTGATTTGCCTATCGCGCTGGCGTTGTTGGCTGCGCTTGAAATCTTGCCGCGTGATGATGTTGCGGGCACGGTATCACTTGGTGAATTATCGCTAAATGGTGATCTTGTTCCTGTCATTGGGGCGTTGCCTGCGGCAATGGCTGCAGCGGTTGAAGGTAAAGTTCTTGTCTGCCCAAGTGCATGCGGTCCCGAAGCGGCATGGGTCGACGCCGCAAAAGTGATCGCACCGCAGTCGCTGGCCGCGGCGATACGGCACTTTACCGGCCAAGCGGTTCTCGACGCGGCGGTCGCGGGCGAAGTGCATGTTGATGCAAACGCCTCTGATCTGGCCGAGGTGAAAGGGCAGGAACGTGCGAAACGTGCGTTGGAAATCGCAGCCGCTGGGCGACATCATTTGATGATGGTCGGCTCGCCGGGGTCTGGTAAGTCGATGTTATCGAAGCGTATTCCCGGTATCCTTCCACCAATGTCACCGACAGAAGCGTTAGAGACGTCGATGATTCATTCGCTGGCGGGCGTGTTGGAAGAGGGCGGCATCAATCGCACGCGCCCTTTCCAAGAACCGCATCACACAGCGTCGACCGCTGCGATTATCGGCGGCGGGCGAACGGCAAAACCCGGACAGATTTCACTGGCGCACAATGGGGTACTTTTTCTCGATGAATTTCCAGAATTCCCACGATCAGTGCTCGAAACCTTGCGCCAGCCGATTGAAACAGGCGAGGTGATCGTCGCGCGGGCCAATGCGCATGTGAAATACCCCTGTCGTTTTATGTTGGTCGCGGCCGCGAACCCTTGCAAATGCGGGTATCTGGCAGATCCAGCGCGCGCCTGCGCACGTGTGCCGATCTGTGGTGAAGAATATATGGGGCGCATTTCTGGGCCATTGATGGACCGTTTTGATTTACGGGTCGAAGTGCCCCCGGTCGCATACACTGATCTGGACTTGCCAGAAGACGGCGAAAGCTCTGCGGTGATTGCTGCCCGCGTTGCCGCCGCCCGCGATGTGCAATCGCAACGGTTTGCGGACGCGGCGGGCGTACGGGTAAATGCCGAAGCTGAAGGGCGCGTTTTGGAACAGGTGGCAACGCCGGATACCGAAGGGCGGGCGCTGTTGGTCAAAGTCGCGGAACGGTTTGGGCTTTCGGCGCGGGGGTATCACCGTGTGTTGCGCGTCGCGCGAACCATCGCTGATTTGGCAGGCGAAACGGATGTGCGCCGCCCGCATGTCGCGGAGGCGGTAAGCTACCGCCTCTCGCTGTCTCAGGACGTGTGA
- a CDS encoding glutathione S-transferase, whose amino-acid sequence MTYELYIGDRTFSSWSLRGWLLLEKFGLPYKTTMVGLYAGTMAQDMAHLPGAKTVPALVTPSGGLLTDSLAMAETLAEENPQAGLYPSDPIARAMARSMIAEMHSGFGALRSDCPHNMEHTLVGFEPSEAVMNDVARISELWSMARDRFGEDGPWLFGQYSAADAFYAPIANRFTTYGIPLGVTAQAYVDAHIADLSNRQWRAMGQTVRYDPFPYDFGLKTKPWPIDALPARAVDQGPSENETCPYSGKPVTHYLELDGRTFGVCNAFCRDKTVADPAAWPKFMALLNN is encoded by the coding sequence ATGACTTACGAACTCTACATCGGTGACCGGACCTTTTCGAGCTGGTCTTTGCGCGGCTGGCTTCTGCTTGAGAAGTTTGGCCTGCCCTACAAAACAACGATGGTCGGTTTGTACGCAGGGACCATGGCGCAAGACATGGCGCATTTGCCGGGTGCGAAAACGGTCCCTGCATTGGTCACACCGAGCGGTGGATTACTGACTGATAGCTTGGCGATGGCGGAAACGCTTGCCGAAGAAAACCCGCAAGCAGGCCTTTACCCCTCAGACCCCATTGCCCGCGCAATGGCACGGTCCATGATTGCGGAAATGCACAGCGGCTTTGGGGCATTGCGGTCGGATTGCCCGCACAACATGGAACATACACTTGTCGGATTTGAACCGTCTGAAGCGGTCATGAACGACGTGGCCCGCATTTCCGAACTCTGGTCAATGGCGCGCGACAGGTTCGGCGAAGACGGGCCGTGGCTGTTTGGGCAATACTCAGCGGCTGATGCATTCTACGCGCCGATCGCGAACCGTTTTACCACCTACGGTATCCCGTTGGGTGTCACAGCGCAGGCCTATGTCGACGCGCATATCGCGGATCTGTCTAACCGACAGTGGCGGGCAATGGGGCAGACTGTGCGCTACGACCCTTTTCCATACGATTTTGGATTGAAGACAAAGCCATGGCCGATTGATGCTTTGCCTGCTCGGGCTGTCGATCAAGGTCCGTCAGAAAACGAAACATGCCCGTATTCTGGTAAACCGGTCACGCATTACTTGGAACTGGACGGCAGAACGTTTGGTGTCTGCAACGCGTTTTGTCGTGACAAAACGGTTGCAGACCCAGCGGCATGGCCGAAATTTATGGCGTTGTTGAACAATTAA
- a CDS encoding histidine phosphatase family protein produces MTRFWLVRHGPTHQKTFTGWRDVPADLTDTAALDRLSSHLPEQGLLVSSDLQRSVQTADAIGGGRTRLAHRKTLREFDFGLWDGLHHTEVAERDPVLSRQFWEQPGTLAPPNGESWNAVTKRVIASLTQLAHHHKAKDIVVVGHMGMIMTVIAQCGGTPYEAMGHKIDNLSVTDVHLTSQGWQIGTINHVA; encoded by the coding sequence TTGACCCGCTTTTGGCTGGTCCGGCACGGGCCCACGCATCAAAAAACCTTTACAGGATGGCGCGATGTACCTGCGGATTTGACCGATACTGCGGCGTTAGATCGGTTGTCGTCCCACCTGCCGGAGCAAGGGCTTCTTGTTTCATCTGATCTGCAACGATCTGTGCAAACAGCGGATGCCATCGGGGGTGGCAGGACGCGTTTGGCACACCGCAAAACCTTGCGGGAATTTGATTTTGGGCTGTGGGACGGCCTGCACCACACAGAAGTCGCGGAACGTGATCCTGTTCTTAGCCGTCAGTTCTGGGAACAACCCGGAACGTTGGCACCGCCGAACGGTGAAAGCTGGAATGCTGTCACGAAACGCGTAATCGCGTCGTTGACCCAATTGGCCCACCACCACAAAGCGAAAGATATTGTCGTTGTCGGTCATATGGGCATGATCATGACAGTGATCGCGCAATGCGGCGGGACACCGTACGAAGCAATGGGGCACAAGATCGATAACTTGTCAGTCACGGACGTGCATCTCACCTCGCAAGGTTGGCAAATCGGAACGATCAATCACGTCGCTTAA
- the cobU gene encoding bifunctional adenosylcobinamide kinase/adenosylcobinamide-phosphate guanylyltransferase, with protein MQEKSPKTLYFVTGGAASGKSTFAEKVVRATGKPKTYVATMQPYDDEMRAKLEKHQQQRGGDWTTIEAQIDIVSVLDQASADDIILLDCVTLWLTNVLLGDHDIDAACDALVNALLTCACDVVVVSNEVGMGIVPDNALSRKFRNAQGKVNQMIAARADVVMTVISGLPLVLKGSYDPVSATHVFPAGKV; from the coding sequence TTGCAAGAAAAATCGCCGAAGACATTGTATTTTGTGACGGGCGGGGCTGCGTCGGGCAAATCAACCTTTGCAGAAAAGGTCGTTCGCGCGACTGGTAAGCCCAAAACATATGTCGCGACGATGCAGCCCTACGACGACGAAATGCGCGCGAAACTGGAAAAGCATCAGCAGCAGCGCGGGGGCGATTGGACAACCATCGAGGCCCAGATCGATATCGTGTCGGTACTGGATCAGGCGTCGGCCGATGACATCATCCTGCTGGATTGCGTGACCCTGTGGCTGACGAACGTGCTGCTCGGGGATCATGATATTGATGCGGCCTGCGACGCATTGGTGAATGCGCTGTTAACCTGTGCGTGCGATGTCGTTGTTGTGTCCAACGAAGTCGGCATGGGCATCGTGCCGGACAATGCCTTGTCACGTAAGTTTCGGAATGCACAGGGAAAAGTGAACCAGATGATCGCGGCACGGGCAGACGTCGTCATGACCGTGATCTCTGGCCTGCCACTGGTTCTGAAAGGGTCTTACGATCCTGTATCCGCAACGCACGTCTTCCCCGCGGGGAAGGTTTGA
- a CDS encoding RNA polymerase factor sigma-32: protein MAFDGFSDQKMTRKAMKAELLDAETELALAYAWRDDRDEQALHRLITAYMRLAISMAGKFKRYGAPMNDLIQEASVGLMKAADKFDPDRGVRFSTYAVWWIKASIQDYVMRNWSMVRTGSTSSQKSLFFNLRRVQARLEREAAAEGRTIDRHDMREMIALEVGVPLHDVEMMEGRLSGSDYSLNATQSAEDEGREWIDALEDDGPQAAETVENNHDNDTLRQWLLSALGELNDRERFIVRERKMRDDPRTLESLGTELGLSKERVRQLEAAAFGKMRKSLVGQNEEVHRFLV, encoded by the coding sequence ATGGCGTTTGACGGTTTTTCGGATCAGAAGATGACACGCAAGGCAATGAAAGCAGAGCTTTTGGATGCCGAAACGGAACTTGCGTTGGCATATGCGTGGCGAGATGATCGAGACGAACAAGCGCTTCATCGCCTGATCACGGCCTACATGCGCCTCGCGATTTCAATGGCAGGTAAGTTCAAGCGGTACGGCGCGCCGATGAACGACCTGATCCAAGAAGCATCCGTTGGGTTGATGAAAGCCGCCGATAAATTCGACCCAGATCGCGGCGTCCGGTTTTCGACATATGCGGTCTGGTGGATCAAAGCATCAATTCAGGATTATGTCATGCGGAACTGGTCGATGGTCCGGACCGGGTCAACGTCATCCCAAAAATCACTGTTCTTCAATCTGCGCCGTGTTCAGGCCCGTCTTGAACGTGAAGCCGCCGCAGAAGGACGCACGATTGACCGTCACGACATGCGTGAAATGATCGCGCTAGAGGTCGGCGTTCCATTGCATGATGTCGAGATGATGGAAGGCCGGTTGTCTGGGTCCGATTATTCGCTCAACGCCACCCAATCTGCTGAAGACGAAGGTCGGGAATGGATTGACGCATTGGAAGATGATGGTCCGCAAGCCGCTGAAACTGTGGAAAACAACCACGATAATGACACGTTGCGTCAGTGGTTGTTGTCCGCTTTGGGCGAATTGAATGATCGTGAACGGTTTATCGTCCGCGAACGTAAAATGCGTGATGATCCGCGGACATTGGAAAGCCTCGGCACCGAACTTGGGCTATCGAAAGAACGTGTTCGCCAGCTTGAAGCGGCGGCTTTTGGCAAAATGCGCAAAAGCCTTGTAGGTCAAAACGAAGAGGTGCATCGTTTCCTCGTATGA